In the Staphylococcus condimenti genome, one interval contains:
- a CDS encoding amino acid permease, which produces MDENKMNRGLSSRHISMIAIGGAIGTGLFIATGGVISQAGPGGAILAYVVIGIMLYFLMSSVGELATFYPVSGSFSSYSTRFIDPSLGFTVGWLYWAIWSLVTSVDVIIASNVLYYWDTFKFFSPLTWSLIFITLLLLLNIFTVRAFGEAEFWLSAIKVATIIIFIVVSILMIFGILGGHTYGFKNFTTGEAPFVGGISGFLSVLLVAGFSVGGTEVVAVTAGESDNPEKSMPSAIKSVFWRILLFYILSIAVISAILPYTDPLLLNKSESVAQSPFTIVFDRVGIAFAASVINAVILTSLLSAANSGIYTTSRMLFSLSNEKQAPKFLSHLHSKTKLPLPAIITTYIIVVAVIIIANFYADTIFTLLGIIGQLIIFIWAAAVCSLIRLRQGIKAQDLDANKLLPYKSPLYPLGPIIVLATLVFLLVGGSFEDIVTLNAGGLTKDFLPIVILVVVYLLHKTVNKTKYVRLKDMDLRSFQEFNKVNKK; this is translated from the coding sequence ATGGATGAAAACAAAATGAACAGGGGGCTGAGTTCCCGGCATATATCAATGATTGCTATTGGGGGTGCAATCGGTACCGGTCTATTTATTGCAACTGGAGGAGTTATTTCTCAAGCTGGACCCGGCGGTGCTATTCTTGCCTATGTAGTAATTGGGATAATGTTGTATTTCTTAATGTCATCAGTTGGAGAATTGGCAACATTTTATCCAGTTTCAGGATCATTTAGTTCATATTCAACACGATTCATCGATCCTTCTCTCGGTTTTACGGTAGGTTGGCTCTACTGGGCAATATGGTCGCTTGTAACAAGTGTAGATGTCATTATCGCATCTAACGTACTATATTATTGGGACACTTTTAAATTCTTTTCTCCATTAACATGGAGTTTGATTTTTATCACGTTATTATTGCTATTGAACATTTTTACAGTCAGAGCCTTTGGTGAAGCTGAATTCTGGTTATCTGCAATTAAAGTTGCAACTATTATCATATTTATTGTTGTGAGTATTTTAATGATATTCGGTATTTTAGGCGGCCACACGTACGGTTTTAAAAATTTCACTACAGGTGAAGCACCATTCGTCGGTGGTATATCCGGATTCTTAAGTGTATTACTTGTTGCTGGATTCTCTGTCGGGGGCACAGAAGTTGTGGCAGTCACAGCGGGTGAATCTGATAATCCTGAAAAATCGATGCCGAGTGCAATCAAATCTGTATTTTGGAGAATCTTATTGTTCTATATTCTATCGATTGCTGTAATTTCAGCGATTTTGCCTTATACAGATCCTTTATTATTAAACAAAAGCGAATCTGTAGCACAAAGTCCTTTTACCATTGTCTTTGACAGAGTAGGTATCGCCTTTGCAGCATCAGTTATTAATGCAGTTATCTTAACTTCATTATTATCAGCAGCCAACTCTGGTATTTATACAACAAGCCGTATGTTATTTTCACTTAGTAATGAAAAACAAGCACCTAAGTTTTTAAGTCATCTGCATTCAAAAACTAAACTGCCGCTTCCGGCTATTATAACAACATACATTATTGTAGTTGCTGTTATTATCATTGCTAATTTTTACGCAGATACAATATTTACATTGTTAGGTATTATCGGACAACTTATTATCTTTATATGGGCAGCTGCTGTTTGTTCTCTTATACGCTTGCGTCAAGGTATCAAAGCGCAAGATTTAGATGCCAATAAGCTGCTTCCTTATAAATCGCCGTTGTATCCTTTAGGCCCTATCATTGTTTTAGCAACGTTAGTCTTTTTACTCGTCGGAGGATCATTTGAGGACATTGTAACGTTAAATGCAGGCGGTTTAACGAAAGACTTCTTGCCTATTGTTATTCTTGTTGTAGTATATCTACTTCATAAAACAGTTAATAAAACAAAGTATGTGCGTTTAAAAGATATGGACTTGAGAAGTTTCCAAGAATTCAATAAAGTTAATAAAAAGTAA
- a CDS encoding Cof-type HAD-IIB family hydrolase, whose translation MTKYEMIVMDMDDTLLTSDNEVSPKTAQYLINLQEEGYHVVLASGRPTEGMLPIARSLKLNEHDSYVISYNGGRTTRVKDDELEDEKSISKDDFDKIVDYCRENKLFVLTYQDGHIIYEGTHEYMNIESELTGLPMKKVDDIKSFIQNPVPKAMGVDYVPHIEEIFQSLNGEFNAHVDVTTSKPYFLEFMAHGVSKGNALRALCKKEDIDISKTIAFGDSLNDYSMIEAAGYSVAMGNAKEELKEAADYVTLDHNSDGIVAALEKILK comes from the coding sequence ATGACTAAATATGAAATGATTGTAATGGATATGGATGATACTTTATTAACATCAGATAATGAGGTAAGTCCGAAAACGGCACAATACTTAATCAATCTTCAAGAAGAAGGATATCATGTTGTACTGGCTTCAGGCCGACCGACAGAAGGTATGCTGCCGATTGCTAGATCACTTAAATTGAATGAACATGATAGTTATGTCATTAGCTATAACGGTGGCAGAACAACGCGTGTTAAAGACGATGAGCTAGAAGATGAAAAAAGTATATCCAAAGATGATTTTGATAAGATTGTAGATTATTGCAGGGAGAACAAACTATTTGTTCTGACTTATCAAGATGGCCATATTATTTATGAAGGCACACATGAATACATGAATATTGAATCAGAATTAACAGGATTACCTATGAAAAAAGTAGATGATATCAAATCATTTATTCAAAATCCTGTTCCAAAAGCGATGGGGGTAGATTATGTACCTCATATCGAAGAAATTTTCCAAAGTTTAAATGGTGAATTTAATGCGCATGTAGATGTGACGACAAGCAAGCCGTACTTCTTAGAATTTATGGCACATGGTGTTTCAAAAGGAAACGCGTTAAGAGCACTTTGTAAGAAAGAAGATATAGACATCTCAAAAACGATTGCTTTTGGTGATAGTCTAAATGACTATTCAATGATAGAAGCAGCTGGCTACTCTGTAGCGATGGGCAATGCTAAAGAAGAATTAAAAGAAGCAGCAGATTACGTAACGCTCGATCACAATTCAGATGGTATTGTAGCAGCTTTAGAAAAAATATTGAAATAA
- the thrB gene encoding homoserine kinase, producing MSERLKLKVPASTANLGVGFDSIGLALNKFLYVEAEISDDQKWHFHHKGENLHDLPTDENHLIYQVVQFLEKRFEVAVPPLNITMRSEIPLARGLGSSASALVAGIYLADFFGQLQLSEFEMVEAATEIEGHPDNVAPVIYGGMVSGFYNNHTNETYISFIEPPRVNLVITVPSYELKTRDSRQVLPDSFPHGEAVQFSAISNTMLSALIQHDYVLAGKLMEMDGFHEPYRQKLIPEFEKVKSIAKEYKSYATVISGAGPTILTLIDPSKSGKLVRRLNKELNECSSEIITINKSGIIAEKVYE from the coding sequence ATGTCGGAACGTTTAAAACTTAAAGTACCTGCTTCTACAGCAAACCTAGGCGTCGGTTTTGATTCTATAGGGTTAGCATTGAATAAGTTTTTGTATGTAGAAGCTGAAATCAGTGATGATCAAAAGTGGCATTTCCATCATAAAGGAGAAAATCTGCATGACCTACCTACAGATGAAAATCATTTAATTTACCAAGTCGTACAATTCTTAGAAAAGCGATTTGAAGTTGCAGTCCCTCCTTTAAATATTACGATGCGAAGCGAAATCCCTTTGGCAAGAGGGCTTGGATCATCGGCTTCTGCTTTAGTAGCAGGTATTTATTTGGCTGATTTCTTCGGTCAACTGCAGCTATCAGAATTCGAAATGGTAGAAGCAGCAACTGAAATTGAAGGCCATCCAGATAATGTTGCGCCTGTAATTTATGGCGGAATGGTATCAGGATTTTACAATAATCATACTAATGAAACTTATATTTCGTTTATAGAACCGCCAAGAGTCAATTTAGTGATTACAGTACCGAGTTATGAATTGAAAACACGTGATTCAAGACAAGTGCTGCCTGATAGTTTTCCGCACGGAGAAGCTGTTCAATTCAGCGCCATCAGCAACACGATGTTAAGCGCACTGATTCAACACGACTATGTATTAGCTGGAAAATTAATGGAAATGGATGGTTTCCACGAACCTTATCGACAAAAATTGATTCCAGAATTTGAAAAAGTTAAAAGTATTGCTAAAGAATATAAATCATATGCAACAGTAATAAGTGGTGCTGGTCCGACGATTTTAACACTGATTGATCCATCTAAAAGTGGTAAGCTGGTCAGAAGGTTAAATAAAGAACTGAATGAATGCAGTTCTGAGATTATTACAATCAATAAAAGTGGAATTATTGCTGAAAAAGTTTATGAATAA
- the thrC gene encoding threonine synthase translates to MKRWQGLVQEYKDYLPVNENTPNVTLNEGQTPLIHCDTLSEMLGINLFVKFEGANPTGSFKDRGMVMAVTKAKEDGKKVVICASTGNTSAAAAAYAARSGLKAIVVIPEGKIALGKLSQAVMYGAEIVSIDGNFDEALEIVKEVADEGGDIELVNSINPYRIEGQKTGAFEVVEQLGGHAPDVLAIPVGNAGNITAYWKGFKEFNDKHGTGLPKLFGFQAEGASPIVQNKVVKNPETVATAIRIGNPASWDKAVTALDESNGLIDSVTDEEILEAYQLLASKEGVFAEPASNASIAGLIKLHRAGKLPKDITVTAVLTGNGLKDPDTAISLLDNPIKSLPNDKESIVKYIKGVMH, encoded by the coding sequence ATGAAAAGATGGCAAGGTTTAGTTCAAGAATATAAGGATTATCTACCCGTAAATGAAAATACACCTAACGTAACTTTAAACGAAGGCCAAACTCCGTTAATTCATTGTGATACGCTCTCTGAAATGTTAGGCATTAATTTATTTGTGAAATTCGAAGGTGCCAATCCGACAGGTTCATTTAAAGATCGCGGTATGGTGATGGCAGTTACAAAAGCCAAAGAAGACGGCAAAAAAGTAGTTATTTGTGCTTCTACAGGTAACACTTCAGCTGCAGCAGCAGCTTATGCAGCTCGTTCAGGCTTAAAAGCAATCGTCGTAATTCCAGAAGGTAAAATAGCATTAGGCAAATTGTCACAAGCAGTAATGTATGGAGCTGAAATTGTTTCTATTGACGGCAATTTCGATGAAGCATTAGAAATTGTTAAAGAAGTAGCCGATGAAGGCGGCGATATTGAATTAGTTAACTCAATTAATCCATACCGTATTGAAGGTCAAAAAACAGGTGCCTTTGAAGTCGTGGAACAATTAGGTGGACATGCACCAGATGTATTAGCAATTCCAGTGGGGAATGCAGGTAATATTACTGCTTATTGGAAAGGTTTCAAAGAATTCAATGATAAACATGGCACAGGATTGCCGAAATTATTCGGTTTCCAAGCTGAAGGTGCTTCACCGATTGTACAAAATAAAGTAGTTAAAAATCCTGAAACAGTAGCTACTGCAATCAGAATCGGAAATCCTGCAAGTTGGGATAAAGCGGTCACAGCTTTAGATGAATCAAATGGTTTAATTGATAGTGTCACAGATGAAGAAATCTTAGAAGCATATCAATTATTGGCTTCAAAAGAAGGTGTATTTGCTGAACCAGCAAGTAACGCATCGATTGCCGGCTTAATTAAATTGCATAGAGCAGGCAAGCTGCCAAAAGATATTACTGTAACTGCAGTATTAACTGGTAATGGATTGAAAGATCCAGATACAGCTATCTCATTATTAGATAATCCGATTAAATCCTTGCCGAATGATAAAGAAAGCATCGTTAAATACATCAAAGGAGTTATGCATTAA
- a CDS encoding homoserine dehydrogenase: MKKLNIALLGLGTVGSGVVKIIEENHQQIKDTIQKDIQIKHILVRDKKKKRPLNISQYHLTEDVDEILNDDDVDIVVEVMGGIEPTVEWLKKSLEQGKHVITANKDLLAVHLRTMEDLAQENGVALKFEASVAGGIPIVNAINNGLNANNISKFMGILNGTSNFILTKMTQEGASFEEALAEAQRLGFAEADPTDDVEGVDAARKVVIVTYLSFNRVINLNDVKRTGISEVTVDDINAAKELGYKIKLIGKGTYENGNIEASVAPTLIDARHQLASVENEFNAIYVIGDSVGETMFYGKGAGSLATGSAVVSDLLNVALQFESDLHTLPPHFELKTEDAKEMIDADEPTKLKQKNSYYVVLKTNGAPLKRVEEEIKSQLPLHKSLKLSEHNADTAAVVVEGTDVPVSDILSQGKYPVEKVYPVEGV, encoded by the coding sequence ATGAAGAAGTTAAACATCGCTTTGCTCGGTCTTGGGACAGTGGGCTCAGGTGTAGTTAAAATAATTGAAGAGAATCACCAACAAATCAAAGATACGATTCAAAAAGATATTCAAATCAAACATATTCTTGTACGTGATAAAAAGAAAAAACGACCTCTGAACATCAGTCAATATCATCTAACTGAAGATGTCGACGAAATCCTAAATGATGACGATGTTGATATTGTTGTAGAAGTAATGGGTGGTATTGAACCGACTGTTGAATGGCTGAAAAAATCTTTAGAACAAGGTAAGCACGTGATTACTGCAAATAAAGATTTATTAGCAGTCCACTTACGTACAATGGAAGATTTAGCACAAGAAAATGGTGTAGCGTTAAAATTCGAAGCGAGCGTAGCGGGAGGTATTCCGATTGTCAATGCGATTAATAATGGGTTGAATGCAAATAATATCAGTAAATTTATGGGTATTTTAAATGGTACATCCAACTTTATTTTAACGAAAATGACACAAGAAGGCGCAAGCTTTGAAGAAGCATTGGCTGAAGCACAAAGACTCGGCTTTGCAGAAGCAGATCCTACGGATGACGTGGAAGGTGTTGACGCGGCACGTAAAGTTGTAATTGTTACATACCTTTCATTTAACAGAGTTATTAATTTAAATGATGTCAAACGTACTGGTATTTCTGAAGTGACAGTAGATGATATCAATGCAGCTAAAGAACTTGGTTATAAAATTAAATTGATCGGTAAAGGTACGTATGAAAACGGTAATATTGAAGCTTCCGTTGCTCCGACTTTAATCGATGCAAGACACCAATTAGCATCAGTAGAAAATGAATTTAATGCTATATATGTTATTGGTGACTCTGTGGGTGAAACAATGTTTTATGGTAAAGGTGCTGGTAGCTTAGCAACAGGTAGTGCAGTGGTCAGTGATTTATTAAATGTAGCGCTGCAATTTGAATCAGACCTGCACACTTTACCACCGCATTTTGAATTGAAAACTGAAGATGCTAAAGAAATGATTGATGCAGATGAACCTACGAAATTGAAACAAAAGAACAGTTATTACGTTGTATTAAAGACAAACGGTGCTCCGCTTAAGCGCGTTGAAGAAGAAATCAAATCACAATTACCGCTTCACAAGTCACTTAAACTAAGTGAACATAATGCTGATACAGCAGCAGTGGTAGTTGAAGGCACAGATGTCCCAGTAAGCGACATCTTATCTCAAGGAAAATATCCAGTTGAAAAAGTATATCCAGTAGAAGGGGTTTAA
- a CDS encoding aspartate kinase translates to MKVAKFGGSSVASASQIQKVLNIANSDDDRKIIVVSAPGKRHPEDIKTTDLLLRLYEKSVAGLDYQNKKDEIINRYADIVHDLNMDTAILDEFSTILEERIEKYREHSPRLKDALLSCGEDFNARLIAQYNNSQGVPTTYISPLDAGITVTDTPQFAQILEESYDNIYKLRDIKGKIIVPGFFGYSKKGNIVTFPRGGSDITGAILARGVRAELYENYSDVSGIYRANPNLIKDAEIMGEVTYREMRELSYAGFSVFHDEALQPVQKERIPVVIKNTNRPQDPGTYIRYDREIKPDHLISGLSCDKGFTVINISKYLMNRQVGFTRKVLTVLEDNDISFDHMPSGIDGISIIMRSHQIEGKENKVLNEIRKQCDVDELSIESDLAILMVVGLGMSQMVGTANKITEALAKANINLKMINQGASEISMMFGISVKDADNAVRATYEGCCCSADKIKAPAE, encoded by the coding sequence ATGAAAGTAGCTAAATTTGGCGGTAGTTCCGTCGCTTCAGCAAGCCAAATTCAAAAGGTGTTAAACATCGCTAATAGTGACGATGACAGAAAAATCATTGTGGTTTCTGCACCAGGAAAAAGGCATCCAGAAGATATCAAAACTACAGATTTACTTCTTAGACTCTATGAAAAAAGCGTTGCAGGATTAGATTATCAAAATAAAAAAGATGAAATTATCAATCGATATGCTGATATTGTTCATGATTTAAATATGGACACAGCAATATTAGATGAATTTTCAACAATTTTGGAAGAGCGTATTGAAAAATATCGCGAACATTCTCCACGTTTAAAAGATGCGCTTCTATCGTGTGGTGAAGATTTTAATGCACGTCTTATTGCTCAATATAACAATAGTCAAGGTGTGCCTACTACATATATCTCACCTCTTGATGCTGGTATAACAGTGACTGACACTCCACAATTCGCACAAATATTAGAAGAGTCTTATGATAATATTTATAAATTAAGAGATATTAAAGGAAAAATCATTGTCCCCGGCTTCTTCGGTTATTCAAAAAAAGGAAATATCGTTACTTTCCCTAGAGGCGGTTCTGATATCACAGGTGCTATCTTAGCACGCGGTGTGCGTGCAGAACTTTATGAAAACTATAGTGATGTTTCTGGTATATATCGTGCCAACCCTAATTTAATTAAAGATGCCGAAATCATGGGCGAAGTCACATACCGCGAAATGCGTGAATTATCTTATGCAGGTTTCAGCGTCTTCCATGATGAAGCACTCCAACCTGTTCAAAAAGAACGTATTCCTGTGGTTATAAAAAATACTAATAGACCACAAGATCCCGGTACTTATATTCGCTATGACAGAGAAATAAAACCCGATCATTTAATCAGCGGTCTAAGCTGTGATAAAGGATTCACTGTCATCAATATCAGCAAATATTTGATGAACCGACAAGTTGGGTTTACTCGAAAAGTATTAACTGTTTTAGAAGATAATGATATTTCTTTTGACCATATGCCTTCTGGCATAGATGGAATAAGTATTATTATGCGTTCACATCAAATTGAGGGTAAAGAAAACAAAGTACTAAATGAAATTCGAAAACAGTGTGACGTTGACGAACTAAGTATTGAAAGTGATTTGGCAATTTTAATGGTAGTAGGCTTAGGAATGAGCCAAATGGTTGGAACTGCTAATAAAATCACTGAGGCACTTGCGAAGGCGAATATCAACTTAAAAATGATTAACCAAGGTGCTTCTGAAATTTCAATGATGTTCGGTATTTCTGTAAAAGATGCAGATAATGCTGTACGTGCAACTTATGAAGGTTGTTGTTGCAGCGCAGATAAAATTAAAGCGCCAGCAGAATAA
- a CDS encoding transcriptional regulator, SarA/Rot family, which produces MQSPMTQTSESIFYYELHRKQLLNQVKKHYDLKLNDLLFLKHLLACDSTCIPLYQVKRNLTFSLMEVHKSLTTLTDQRIIGKKRSDEDERKVFITLTEEQIEKIKQLLNEFEALQQNVLQGMN; this is translated from the coding sequence ATGCAATCCCCTATGACTCAAACATCGGAATCTATATTCTATTATGAATTGCATCGAAAACAATTATTAAATCAAGTGAAAAAGCACTATGATTTAAAATTGAATGATTTATTATTCCTTAAACATTTACTTGCTTGTGACAGCACTTGCATTCCATTATATCAAGTAAAAAGAAATTTAACTTTTAGTTTAATGGAAGTACATAAATCTCTAACAACGTTAACTGACCAGCGCATTATAGGTAAAAAACGCTCTGACGAAGATGAAAGAAAAGTGTTTATTACCCTCACTGAAGAACAAATTGAAAAAATCAAACAATTATTGAATGAATTTGAAGCCTTGCAGCAAAATGTCTTGCAAGGAATGAATTAA